From the genome of Apostichopus japonicus isolate 1M-3 chromosome 17, ASM3797524v1, whole genome shotgun sequence:
GAGTTATTCCCGGGGCACGGTGATTGCAAAACAGATCTATAAATAGTCAACTGtctcattttattctttttttccctccttttcCATGCATTTGTATAGCTGAAATATTGTATATCAATTATCATGatgaatgtttgtttttcttctttataacTGTCTCTCTAGATTGTATTGTATGTCAAAATATTCGTTTATACTTTGTTaaacattcatgtactgtacaaaattGCTTGAAACAAATTGTTGTCATTGTCATTTGTAGAGCTCTCCACATCATGTACATAGTACCCTACAGTACTGCAGCAATAACACCCTAATACACACACTGACAACTGTATAaaacaatactgtacatactgtaactaCTACATGAGGAAGTACAACTGAAAGGTTATTATCAATTTTTTGCTTCAATTTCCTTCCTTTCTGCTGATAAAGTCAAAGTGGTACTCTCTATTCAGATAGCGTCGATTCGTAGTCTGAAATGGCAGAAAATTTATGGCATTCTTAGCTACTGATAAAGGCAGCTTTATAACAGCAAATCAacaattcattttcaaaattagaTTCATGACGGGATGTCTAGTTTTGGGTTAGTTTCGTCACGGATGAcaaaaagggggtgggggagcctGGGAGGTGAAAGAAAGTTGTCCATAAACTTTAAAAGGGCATAAAACTGTTGAGGTATTGTATAATTTCAGAGAGGATTATTTGCTTCTGGTACATTATGAAAGTCTGCATTTATAATTGCTCTGCCTAAAACAGTTTGACAGATGGGCTAACAAAGTTTAAATAACATCGCTTCAAACTTTTTTGTAGAGACCACATAGCGGGTCGTCAGCACAAAAAAAAGCATGAATAATTCTTCAGGGTAAAGAGGTTAACAGGTTACCTTATTCGCAAGAAGGACGCATGGAATTTTTGAACCGTCTGGAAGCTGAACTTTGGCATCTAAATCGTTCTTCCATTTGGCGACGGCTTCAAAGGTCGATACCCTAGTGACGTCAAAGACGATGAAGCAGCCGACTGCCTCTTTGTAGTAGACTCTGGTCATATTGCCAAACCTCTCCTGacctgaagaaaaaaatatattagtaaataaataaatataaataaatataattaaatataaataaatatagataaatataaataaatataaaaataaataaataaatataaataaataaatataaataaacaaatataaatataaatataaataaatatataaatataaataaagataaataaagaaaaataaagctaaagaaatataaataaataaacataaataaatacataaaataaatatatgtaaatataaataaataaataaaataaatgtatttttagAAACACATGTCATATATGTAACATCTTTGTAccagttttttgttgttgttgttgttgtctgttaAGGTAATTGATAGATGCAACTGTTTACTCAATAGTACAAGACATGCCAGTTCATTAAACAAGCAACTCATAATGTGCAATACATGTGTACCAAAAACAACCACAAGACTTTATCTTTATTCTTGGGTTATTAAAGACAGTGAGACTGGTACATTACTTACAGCTAATAAAGAAATCATAAGCCAAACATGattaatgagaagaaaattcatgattgGAATGGGAATCAACTCCCTTTAtactccccctcccaccccccccaccatgTCTTGACTTCAACACCCAAACATGattaatgagaagaaaattcatgattgaAGGAGGGGGAACCAACTCCCTTTATacagcccctcccctcccacccctccactccctccctccccctccaagTCATGACTTCAACACCCAAACATGattaatgagaagaaaattcatgattaaagAAGGGGGAACCAACTCCCTTTATACtgcccctcccacccacccaccataTCTTGACTTCAACACCCAAACATGattaatgagaagaaaattcatgattgGAATGGGAATCAACTCCCTTTAtactccccctcccaccccctccccaccatatCTTGACTTCAACACCCAAACATGattaatgagaagaaaattcatgattgaAGGAGGGGGAACCAACTCCCTTTatactcccctcccctcccaccccctccaagTCATGACTTCAACACCCAAACATGattaatgagaagaaaattcatgattgaAGGAGGGGGAACCAACTCCCTTTAtactgcccctcccctcccctcccacccctccactcctccctccccctccaagTCATGACTTCAACACCCAAACATGATTATTgagaagaaaattcatgattgaAGGGGGAACCAACTCCCTTTATACTCTccctatcccccacccccccccccctccactccctcccctccccctccaagtCATGACTTCAACATCCAAACATGattaatgagaagaaaattcatgattgaAGGAGTGGAACCAACTCCATTTAtactacccctcccctccccctcccacccctcccctcccaccccccaccaagTCCTGACTTCCACACCCACGTATCTTATGGGACTCCTTACTTCTCACTTCTGGTTTAAAATCCTTCTGACCACATTCTTAGCATTTCTAGTTCctgttttctattttgttttttcatgtcAAATGCTATCATATTCAAATGCAAACCTGCCCTGTACAAAGTTGTAACAGTATCCATGCCATGTATGCAAGATACCGGCACAGAACTTTAACACTATGCAACTAGTGCTCACATCCATGCACATGCTTGACACTGTATTTATAAAAAAGGTTATAACCCACACAGCATTACAAGCAATCTGAAAACTGCTGACTGGCCTAAACTTTCCACATGCACAGGGTTCTGAATGATATTAAAACTGGATGCAAAATTTTCTAATCACTATATCAAATCTTTGTTCTTTGTACCTGCTTCTAATTAAACTAAGGCCTTTTCCAGCCGTTTGGAGATTATGCATTAGTTGCAGATTAACACCATTAAGCAAAGAGAAAGAATATGAGATTAGCAGAGAAGTAAACTTTGAGGTCTAGCCTTTAGATTATGGGTCATCATAAACTAATACTCTAGCACAGCACGGATCTAAACGGTATGGCAGAGGAACTGCgtaaaaatgaaaatactgTTTGGTTTCATTGGAGTTATGATAGGACTTTGGGTTGGGCAGAgggaggaggtggtgggggggggaggaggtgggggaggggaaaaaagTACCAAATATCAGATCAAAATGGATGTACTGTTTGATGGATGATAGGTGATCTTCTATTTTTTCATACAATACTACATTATAGGCCTGGTGATGCATACAGCATGGTAAACTGCCATCGAGGCCTGGTGATGCATACAGTACGGTAAACTGCCAGTGGCAAGTACATACAGTTGACACCAGTGGCAAGTGCCTGCAGTTGACACCAGTGGCAAGTACATACAGTTGACACCAGTGGCAAGTACATACAGCTGACACCAGTGGCAAGTACATACAGTTGAAACCTGTGGCAAGTACGCAGAATATTATGGCATATGataaaatatgatgaaacataataaaaataacagtGAAAAACCATACCTGCTATATCCCATAACTGTAGTCGTATTAATGTGTCCGCATCCCAATTGATGACTTTTAAGGCAAAATCTACTCCAATCTGAGAGAGAGATGAACTGTCAAGGAAAAACTTGGTGGGTGAAACCCTTCACACTGAGGTCTGTAAATTTATGTCGACAAGTACAGTAGACGTATTGCCCGACAGGAAATCACGACGTTTCGAGATGAAATTTTATGAAAGTCACAAGTAACagtttttaaaacatatttaaagtaacatttttgtgttttatttttggttaaGTGACATGTTGACTATCAAAGCACTAACCTACAGTAAGTTCAGGAAAGCTAAAAGTCATAAATTCAAGAATTTTAGTAAACTGATGTGATTTTAGATagaatatatacaatttatcaattGCTGGTTTTTTACAGAATTTGgagtatataaatttatatagtGGTACCTCACTCACagttaaattgatttttttctccattttttgggtttgtttgtttgttcttctgCTAACCTTTCTCTTAATTGCACATCAACGTGAATATTCAAAGTTAAGGTGGTGAGTATAAAGAGAGAATCGCAAAATTTATACTTCGTGAAACCTATCACTGTCTACTCTAATCGATTCAAATGTGAAAGTACCACAGTCCTGAACCAGGTACGGCAGCTCATAAATTGCGAGCATCGATGGGTTTGTTTCGGTTATAGTcggaaaaacaaagacaaaagttCTACGTTCGTCGatggaaacaaaaagaaaggaaaccGATAATGGACCTGACTTTATATTGTTTTTGGGGATAAGTACactaaggaagtacttgaaaccTCATTTGATTACAAGAGTCGTTTTGGACAAGTATTCTTTTtcacgacaaaaaaaaaaaacaacaactggGAAAGGGAGAGCGGTACAGTAGGGCTAGTGAGTGAGGTAATTAATACGCAATATATGCGTAATTCAAAGACAAagtgaaaaaatatatttgtacgCGATCTCTTTAATCTGCGAGTCAGATGGTGTTCAAGTCGGGTACTTTGTGGCCACCTAAGAACTTCGAGATTTTGTGAGCTTGTCTTATTTAGTGCTCAGATATATAGTATCCACTGGGGGGTGCAACCACTACTTTGGTACTGTGGGTGGGGGCGGGAAGAGGACAAGATGTCATGGAGAGGAGTGTTTAATATACTTTGGAAAAAGTGGAGGGTGCTAAGATGAGAAACATCTGTGCTACATTTTGCAAGTTTTGAAACAACGTTGACGAATTTCTGCCTGTTTACAGTAGGTTGTACTGCacataatattttttatgtattacACTTATACactagtattattattattttttggctGCAACATTTTGCCTGCCTGTggaaatgggggtgggggaggggctcCCCTGGTTTTTCTTCTGGTATAGGGGGCTGCACCCCAGTTACCCATAGGATTATTGTTATTTTTCCAACTACAATTTCAAAAACATTGAGCATGCACTTTTAAGCTCAAAAACAAGGGGAACAAAGAAGCTACCTGTACCAATTTATCAATAAACTAATTACCTTGTGTTAATAGAAGCCTCAAACAGGTCAATGAATTTATCTGTAAACAGACTTTGAACTTCACATAGCTACTAATAACAGGTCAACACTTaatcaaataaaaacatataaagaaGCACAATCTGATGGCTAATACCCAGGTACAGTAGGGCTTAAATCTTTACTGTACAAGCAACTGTCCTGATAAATCAGAATATCCTGaatagctttaaaaaaaattggtacCAAAATTACCACCTGCACTGACATACGCAATTCagattatttctttatttacaaattatcattTCTCTACAAAATATTCAGAGTTTCTAAACAAATTTTGGTACATGTATAAAAAGGATACGGTCGCTCTGTAATGTTGTGAGAAAAACTGATGAACATATCGTTTGATGACACTGGTCTTGCCAACTCCTAGATCCCCGATGACCAGCACTTTATACAGGTGCTCCCTCTTTTCTGCCATAATTGACtatcgaaatatgaaaaaatgataataataatatcacatGATTAACGATTAGATTCAGTTGTATAGCAAATATACCAGTATGAGCACACTAGATGCCTACAggtagtacatacagtatgtataaaaTTAAAGAATTATTTAAGTTATTTGGTCGTTTGAAACTTGTTTGTAAGATCTTAAACTGTCACATCACCATGTCCAGCATTATGAGAGCTCTGCCTAAACGTATAAGCCTTAAAACGTTAGCTACTGTACTAATTTTTGATTTCCAGAGGCAGTCGGAAGAGGGAGAGGCTAggcttcagccccccccccccaaacccccccctGAACCCCTCTTCTCTCACCCTTAATGGAGTACTGTGGAAAGAAGCAGTGCTAGAATCTACTCAAAACAGAGAGTAGGATCGATCTGACATAGATTTAGATCGTAGACCTTCATAACTTTACAATTCACATTTTTAAAACGCATGGACGTTGTTTTTGATAAAGTTGTGCATGTCACATTGAATTGGTCGTTCTTGGTCCTTCTAAATTTGTTACCTTATCGACACCGAGTTTTACTTCTTCGCAATGTGCACAGAATCCAACAGAATGATCTCGATCGCACATGGATCGTAGGCAAAAGGAGGTACACTGCTTTGCTTGGCTGAAGTTTCTTTCTTCACTTTGTCGGAAGGAGTTCAACGGAAGAAGAAAAAGTGGTCTGTCGAGACAATAGGAAAGATATTTGTAAGATACCATACGGCCTGAACCTAC
Proteins encoded in this window:
- the LOC139984037 gene encoding ras-related protein Rab-38-like; translated protein: MCDRDHSVGFCAHCEEVKLGVDKSIMAEKREHLYKVLVIGDLGVGKTSVIKRYVHQFFSQHYRATIGVDFALKVINWDADTLIRLQLWDIAGQERFGNMTRVYYKEAVGCFIVFDVTRVSTFEAVAKWKNDLDAKVQLPDGSKIPCVLLANKCDQSKEGLVNNSSQMDEYCRDKGFIGWYETSAKENINIDEASRFLVSSILENDKAAGHNEREQDPDRLALDSTESSEGRGKGSCC